One window of Bacteroidota bacterium genomic DNA carries:
- a CDS encoding pitrilysin family protein: MQLTSSIDLGYPVFERTILPNGLRVVTEQIPSVRSISVGVWIGAGSRDEAPEEAGLAHFIEHMVFKGTTRRRGHHIAQRMEAVGGYLNAFTSKEYTCYYARALDEHLGRALDVVLDLALDPVFPEKEIEKEQDVVLEEIKMYADAPEDLIFDHYEATIYPDHPLGWPVLGTPETVRSFTRDNLRAFVETRYTPNRLVVSVAGNVEHGAVVALVRKLTAGFDRALVPVDRAPVNGYAPRRVVETRPIQQAHLVVGTRAWGLQDERRTAVSILNTILGGGMSSRLSQNIREKYGYCYSVYSFANMLADAGDFGVYIGVDAGKVDRARHLVERELDKLATRRVSDRMLNRAKTQLKGSMMLGLESMSNRMMRMGKVELAFERYFTLDDVIAHVDAVTADDVRDVAAALFRQDRLSSIAIVPEKGA, translated from the coding sequence ATGCAACTCACCTCCTCCATCGACCTCGGCTATCCTGTATTCGAACGCACGATCCTGCCCAATGGCCTGCGTGTCGTGACGGAGCAGATTCCGTCGGTGCGCTCCATCTCCGTGGGAGTCTGGATTGGCGCGGGCAGCAGAGACGAGGCGCCCGAGGAGGCCGGGCTGGCCCACTTCATCGAGCACATGGTCTTCAAGGGGACCACGCGGCGCCGGGGCCATCACATCGCGCAGCGCATGGAGGCCGTCGGCGGCTACCTCAACGCCTTCACGTCGAAAGAGTACACCTGCTACTACGCCCGCGCTCTCGACGAGCACCTCGGCCGCGCCCTCGATGTCGTCCTCGACCTTGCCCTCGATCCAGTCTTTCCGGAGAAGGAAATCGAGAAAGAGCAGGACGTGGTGCTGGAAGAGATCAAGATGTATGCCGATGCGCCTGAGGACCTGATCTTCGACCACTACGAGGCGACGATCTACCCCGACCACCCGCTTGGCTGGCCTGTGTTGGGCACCCCGGAGACCGTGCGCAGCTTCACCCGGGACAATCTCCGGGCGTTCGTCGAGACGCGGTATACGCCGAACCGGCTCGTGGTCTCGGTCGCGGGCAACGTCGAGCACGGCGCCGTCGTTGCGCTCGTTCGCAAGCTCACGGCGGGCTTCGACCGCGCGCTCGTGCCGGTTGACCGTGCGCCTGTCAATGGCTATGCGCCGCGTCGCGTCGTTGAAACCAGACCGATCCAGCAAGCGCACCTCGTGGTCGGAACGCGCGCGTGGGGACTGCAAGACGAGCGCCGCACAGCGGTGTCCATCCTCAACACGATCCTCGGCGGCGGCATGTCGAGCCGCCTCAGTCAGAACATCCGAGAGAAGTACGGCTATTGCTACAGTGTCTACTCGTTCGCCAACATGCTTGCCGACGCAGGCGACTTCGGCGTCTACATCGGTGTGGACGCGGGCAAGGTAGACCGTGCTCGGCACCTGGTCGAGCGCGAACTCGACAAGCTGGCCACGCGGCGCGTGAGTGATCGGATGCTCAACCGCGCCAAGACCCAACTCAAGGGCTCGATGATGCTCGGGCTGGAGAGCATGTCCAACCGCATGATGCGCATGGGCAAGGTCGAGCTTGCCTTCGAGCGCTACTTCACGCTCGACGACGTGATCGCACACGTGGACGCGGTGACAGCGGACGATGTCCGCGATGTCGCGGCCGCGCTCTTCCGGCAAGACCGGCTGTCATCAATTGCTATCGTCCCCGAAAAGGGCGCGTAG
- a CDS encoding glycosyltransferase — translation MWFYPKGYLSLLARPTRPALLLIHDAILDFYQRTYPEDRPAASYTYWLRVLERSLRRADRIATVSETSKRQIEDFAERRGFRLPAIDVVYAACHYEHVTPAYASKQDYVLHLASDAKHKRTRRLLDLWRLGLAAQRDLPRLVLIGALSEELAAYARATTHVEVLPRQPEASLVAYYQNARAVLVPSEIEGFGLPVLEAYALGTPACYTLGTSMEEVLAPYTSVGGFDLDVPDSFWTALDAALSMKPADIEAIRLPLLERYSKSRLCTHITAALKRTAEHPARARQSTPRQNIHRPVEPGSTILTSTAQAVT, via the coding sequence GTGTGGTTCTATCCGAAAGGCTACCTCTCCCTACTAGCTCGGCCAACGCGTCCTGCACTCCTCCTCATCCACGACGCCATCCTCGACTTTTATCAGCGAACGTACCCGGAAGACCGGCCTGCGGCAAGCTACACGTACTGGCTACGCGTACTTGAGCGCAGCCTGCGGCGTGCTGACCGGATCGCCACGGTGTCGGAAACATCGAAGCGGCAAATCGAGGACTTTGCCGAGCGCCGCGGCTTTCGCCTGCCCGCCATCGATGTCGTGTATGCGGCCTGCCACTACGAGCACGTCACGCCTGCCTATGCTTCGAAACAGGACTACGTGCTGCACCTGGCCTCGGACGCGAAACACAAGCGCACCCGACGTCTCTTGGATCTCTGGCGGCTGGGCCTCGCCGCTCAGCGCGACCTGCCACGCCTCGTGCTCATCGGCGCCTTGTCGGAGGAACTCGCCGCCTACGCCCGCGCCACCACGCACGTCGAGGTGCTCCCCCGACAACCCGAAGCATCGCTCGTTGCCTACTATCAAAATGCACGCGCAGTCCTCGTGCCCTCGGAGATCGAAGGCTTCGGGTTACCCGTCCTGGAGGCCTATGCGCTAGGCACCCCTGCGTGCTACACCTTGGGCACGTCGATGGAAGAAGTGCTGGCGCCCTACACCTCCGTAGGTGGGTTCGATCTCGACGTCCCCGACTCGTTTTGGACCGCCCTGGACGCAGCCCTGTCGATGAAGCCTGCCGACATCGAGGCCATTCGGCTACCCCTTCTGGAGCGCTACTCCAAGTCACGGCTCTGCACCCACATCACCGCCGCACTCAAACGGACGGCCGAGCATCCCGCGCGCGCGCGCCAGAGCACCCCGCGCCAGAACATCCATCGTCCCGTGGAGCCTGGCAGTACGATTCTGACGAGCACCGCGCAGGCCGTCACTTGA
- a CDS encoding lamin tail domain-containing protein encodes MRTLLLVLVSVGLSMSAHAQLDITALETPVTEDFNTFDGSGFAPSPAAGQLDSDNFIATGFNGGTLTFGGTQTSSDFTGTTNTGGVGTGGIYAAEVASGDIAWGVQPTGDDFTPGTYVVQAQNNAGSASASATIQYEVHVYNDQGRSNSFGALGYAVGTCGTEPGSYTAVPGTEVVSPEADDAMPAWVVTARSTTFPVVVASGDCLYLEFASADVSGSGSRDEFALDDLSVELSATVTTTVALVGTSASVSEGVGTTDLTVSIANPSGTTATTVEVALTSGDAADVGSYTTQTVTFAAGSSANETVTLTVTDDMTVESNEDLVFTLQNASGGEGATVSTPSTFTLTIQDNDGGVFSPGDLVITEFMADPDSSSGVEAGEYIELYNTTSSALDLTGLTFEDDDGQSFTFPSIILQPGTGSDSFALLCNRDIILGGVVCDANVCDDGGDTTCNLTDDPNLDNGDDQIIIKSGSTVIAQVTISDGNPNGAEVGRELRALSLVPADGLLTDTRTNSGGTPQGAQRVFVDATTEQADGSFASPRAFGNTAATAASMTLGGQRGTADTLDVGWYMLSVPSTGVTLADLAAQNLVQGVDGYFDDDTDAANIYTLYAPGTPDATLDFVEPGTDTNDDSGVGTPTDGTDYEFVPGRGFIWYHYDLDLSLSASSSTPMPYTLSAVGSEPAGPVTFTIPAGEFYLAGNPYQNSLALSGVSQSGGSGTLSDVVQVWDPFTEDGGGTGAYRVFSRTAADLMATWQGFFVENTDGSNTVDVSVADTDSEGGVFYGRYASLERRRLGFKLSGRDAANNVGTLDVATVLQWMPGAEVGADPFDGSKLNPLGGAFGTLAFVGERAGKSILRAVDSRPLEATDFEVELDFTTNISGAFTLSWPLLDNVPGTWRLELEDRMTGTVVDLRSDSLYAFTSKPVGARALPTQEHRQAELVLPSSLRATPSWLQDDARGQAPRFVLRVADGSVANSDDMLPRGYTLSEVYPNPFSPTAEFTLTLADAQTVRAEVFDALGRRVAVLTDGMQPPGTHRIEVHGSGWASGLYVIRVAGEQFVETRRVTLVR; translated from the coding sequence ATGCGTACTCTGCTCTTGGTGCTCGTCAGCGTTGGACTCTCCATGTCTGCGCACGCCCAGCTTGACATCACTGCCCTGGAAACCCCCGTCACGGAAGACTTCAACACGTTCGACGGCAGCGGCTTCGCGCCCAGTCCAGCCGCAGGACAACTAGACTCGGACAACTTCATCGCTACGGGGTTCAACGGGGGAACGCTCACCTTCGGTGGGACGCAAACCAGTAGCGACTTCACCGGCACCACGAACACGGGCGGCGTGGGCACAGGCGGCATCTATGCTGCCGAGGTAGCCTCCGGCGACATCGCCTGGGGTGTGCAGCCCACCGGCGACGACTTCACGCCGGGGACCTACGTCGTCCAGGCGCAAAACAACGCGGGCTCGGCTTCGGCCTCGGCGACCATCCAGTACGAGGTGCACGTCTATAACGACCAGGGTAGGTCGAACTCGTTCGGCGCGCTGGGGTATGCCGTCGGGACGTGCGGCACGGAGCCAGGTAGCTACACGGCCGTGCCCGGAACCGAAGTAGTCTCGCCCGAGGCCGATGACGCGATGCCCGCCTGGGTCGTGACGGCGCGGTCAACCACGTTCCCCGTGGTGGTAGCGAGTGGCGACTGCCTGTATCTGGAGTTCGCGAGTGCAGACGTGAGCGGCAGCGGCTCGCGCGACGAGTTCGCGCTGGACGACCTCAGCGTAGAACTCTCGGCGACGGTCACCACGACCGTCGCACTCGTAGGCACGAGCGCTTCGGTCAGCGAGGGGGTCGGTACCACAGACCTCACAGTCAGCATCGCCAATCCATCCGGGACTACAGCAACGACGGTCGAGGTGGCACTCACCTCGGGCGACGCGGCCGATGTGGGGAGCTACACCACCCAAACGGTCACGTTTGCTGCGGGCAGCAGCGCCAATGAGACGGTGACCCTGACCGTGACAGACGACATGACCGTCGAGAGCAACGAAGACCTCGTCTTTACGCTTCAGAACGCGTCAGGCGGGGAGGGCGCCACGGTGAGTACACCCAGTACGTTCACCCTCACAATTCAGGACAACGATGGCGGCGTCTTCAGCCCTGGCGACCTCGTCATCACAGAGTTTATGGCCGACCCCGACTCGTCGAGCGGTGTCGAAGCGGGCGAATACATCGAGTTGTACAACACGACCTCGTCCGCGCTCGACCTCACCGGGCTCACCTTCGAGGACGATGACGGACAGTCGTTCACATTCCCCTCAATCATCCTCCAGCCCGGTACGGGCAGCGACAGCTTCGCGCTACTCTGCAACCGCGATATCATCCTCGGTGGTGTGGTGTGCGACGCCAACGTGTGCGACGACGGCGGCGACACGACCTGCAACCTGACTGATGATCCCAACCTCGACAACGGTGACGACCAGATCATCATCAAGTCGGGGAGTACCGTCATCGCGCAAGTCACGATCAGCGACGGCAACCCGAATGGGGCCGAGGTCGGCCGTGAACTCCGGGCCCTCTCGCTGGTGCCCGCCGACGGGCTCCTCACCGACACGCGGACGAATTCCGGCGGGACGCCCCAGGGCGCGCAGCGCGTGTTCGTAGATGCCACGACCGAGCAGGCCGACGGCAGCTTCGCTTCCCCAAGAGCGTTCGGCAACACCGCGGCGACGGCGGCTTCGATGACGCTCGGCGGCCAGCGCGGCACCGCCGACACCCTCGACGTTGGCTGGTACATGCTCTCGGTGCCCTCCACCGGCGTCACCCTGGCCGACCTCGCCGCCCAGAACCTCGTCCAGGGCGTCGACGGCTACTTCGACGACGACACCGACGCAGCAAACATCTACACGCTCTATGCGCCAGGGACTCCGGACGCGACGCTCGATTTCGTAGAGCCCGGCACGGACACCAACGACGACAGTGGGGTTGGCACGCCGACGGACGGAACGGACTATGAGTTCGTCCCCGGACGCGGCTTCATCTGGTACCACTACGACCTCGACCTGTCGTTGAGCGCGAGCAGTAGTACCCCGATGCCGTACACGCTGTCGGCCGTAGGTAGCGAGCCCGCTGGGCCGGTTACGTTCACGATCCCGGCCGGGGAATTCTACCTCGCTGGCAATCCCTACCAAAACTCGCTTGCGCTCTCGGGCGTGTCGCAGTCCGGAGGGAGTGGCACCCTGAGCGATGTCGTCCAGGTGTGGGACCCGTTCACCGAGGACGGTGGCGGGACGGGGGCCTACCGCGTATTCTCGCGCACCGCTGCTGACCTGATGGCCACCTGGCAAGGCTTCTTCGTCGAGAACACGGACGGCTCCAACACGGTCGATGTGTCTGTCGCCGACACCGATTCAGAGGGGGGCGTCTTCTACGGGCGGTACGCTTCGCTCGAACGGCGGCGGCTTGGCTTCAAGCTGAGCGGCCGGGACGCTGCGAACAACGTGGGCACCCTGGATGTCGCAACGGTCCTGCAGTGGATGCCTGGGGCAGAGGTCGGCGCCGATCCGTTCGATGGGTCCAAGCTTAACCCGCTCGGTGGCGCCTTTGGCACCCTAGCGTTTGTCGGCGAGCGGGCGGGCAAATCCATTCTACGGGCCGTGGACTCTCGACCATTGGAAGCCACAGACTTCGAGGTTGAGCTCGACTTCACCACCAACATCTCAGGCGCATTCACGCTGTCCTGGCCGCTCCTCGACAACGTCCCCGGCACGTGGCGCCTCGAACTCGAAGACCGAATGACGGGTACTGTCGTGGATCTGCGTTCCGATTCGCTCTACGCCTTCACGAGCAAGCCTGTTGGCGCACGTGCGTTGCCGACCCAGGAGCACCGCCAGGCAGAACTTGTGTTGCCGTCCTCGTTGCGCGCGACGCCCTCATGGCTGCAGGATGACGCTCGCGGTCAGGCGCCGCGCTTCGTCCTGCGCGTGGCCGACGGCAGCGTTGCGAACAGCGACGACATGTTGCCGCGCGGCTACACCTTGAGCGAGGTCTACCCGAATCCCTTCAGCCCCACTGCGGAGTTCACGCTCACGCTCGCCGATGCCCAGACGGTCCGGGCCGAGGTCTTCGATGCGTTGGGCCGACGCGTCGCCGTGCTCACGGATGGTATGCAGCCTCCAGGCACCCACCGCATTGAGGTTCACGGCAGTGGGTGGGCGAGCGGCCTCTACGTGATCCGCGTGGCCGGCGAGCAGTTCGTCGAGACCCGACGTGTGACGCTTGTGCGCTGA
- the gatA gene encoding Asp-tRNA(Asn)/Glu-tRNA(Gln) amidotransferase subunit GatA — protein MPASFAADLDRLRSGAVTHKGLVDGFLARIDALNGQVNALLSVCAEDALAQARALDALQAAGTLDRTTMPLAGMVIAVKDNLSIEGQPLTCGSRMLEGFRALYTATAVQRLMEAGAIVIGKANCDEFAMGSSNETSYFGAVRNPHALDRVPGGSSGGSAAAVAAGFCHAALGSDTGGSIRQPAAFCGVVGLKPTYGRVSRFGLVAFASSFDCVGPLAHSTEDVARLLEVMAGGDAHDMTSARHDVPPFATRLDRGVEGVRVGLPREYFAEGLDPAVRTAVEAQAARLEDLGATLVDVSLPMTDAGIATYYVLTTAEASSNLARFDGVRFGHRAALPAGSSLDDMYTASRTEGFGTEVKRRILLGTYVLSAGYYDAYYEKAQRVRTLIRRDFEAAFDRCDVLLTPATPAAPFRIGANLDDPLAMYLSDVYTVPANLAGIPGLVVPARTPLPEEHEAAGLPVGVQLLGRWFDEATLLRVGASLGR, from the coding sequence ATGCCTGCCTCGTTCGCCGCTGACCTCGACCGCCTGCGTTCTGGTGCGGTGACCCACAAGGGGCTCGTGGACGGGTTCCTGGCTCGGATCGACGCGCTCAATGGACAAGTCAATGCGCTGCTCTCAGTCTGCGCGGAGGATGCCCTCGCACAGGCACGCGCCTTGGATGCGCTGCAGGCCGCCGGCACCCTCGACCGAACTACGATGCCGCTGGCTGGCATGGTGATCGCCGTCAAAGACAACCTCAGCATCGAAGGGCAGCCGTTGACCTGCGGATCCCGCATGCTGGAGGGCTTCCGCGCACTCTACACTGCGACGGCCGTCCAGCGGCTCATGGAAGCGGGCGCCATCGTGATTGGGAAGGCGAACTGCGACGAGTTCGCCATGGGCTCCTCCAACGAGACGAGCTATTTCGGGGCAGTCCGCAACCCACACGCCCTCGACAGGGTGCCGGGTGGGTCGTCGGGCGGCAGCGCCGCAGCGGTGGCGGCAGGGTTCTGCCATGCGGCACTCGGCAGTGACACCGGCGGTTCGATTCGGCAGCCAGCTGCGTTCTGTGGCGTCGTGGGGCTCAAGCCGACTTACGGCCGCGTCAGCCGCTTTGGGCTCGTCGCCTTCGCGTCGTCGTTCGATTGCGTGGGACCGCTCGCTCACTCGACTGAGGACGTTGCCCGGTTGTTGGAAGTCATGGCTGGAGGCGATGCCCACGACATGACGAGTGCGCGGCACGACGTGCCACCCTTCGCGACCCGGCTGGACCGTGGAGTCGAAGGGGTTCGCGTTGGGTTGCCACGGGAGTACTTCGCCGAGGGCCTCGACCCCGCGGTTCGGACTGCTGTGGAAGCGCAAGCGGCACGCCTCGAAGACCTTGGCGCGACCCTCGTGGACGTATCGCTGCCGATGACCGACGCTGGGATTGCCACGTACTACGTGCTCACTACGGCCGAGGCGTCGAGCAACCTCGCACGTTTTGACGGCGTGCGCTTCGGCCACCGCGCGGCCCTGCCAGCGGGCTCCTCGCTAGACGACATGTACACCGCAAGCCGCACCGAAGGGTTTGGCACCGAGGTGAAGCGCCGCATCCTGCTCGGCACCTACGTGCTCTCGGCGGGCTACTACGACGCGTACTACGAGAAAGCGCAGCGCGTCCGTACCCTGATCCGTCGCGACTTCGAGGCCGCCTTTGATCGGTGCGACGTGCTTTTGACGCCCGCAACTCCCGCTGCACCGTTCCGCATCGGGGCCAACCTCGACGATCCGCTGGCGATGTACCTCTCCGATGTCTACACGGTCCCAGCCAACCTCGCTGGCATCCCAGGCCTCGTGGTGCCGGCCCGGACGCCGTTGCCGGAAGAACACGAGGCTGCTGGACTGCCGGTCGGTGTCCAACTGCTCGGCCGCTGGTTTGACGAAGCGACGCTGCTTCGCGTCGGGGCGTCGTTGGGCCGGTAG
- a CDS encoding FkbM family methyltransferase produces MFRPLLRHGLAALGHLYPLQTGCGQLSRSRLCRWAVEGDGIQDARLRNGMTLRVPLTEFVGRAVYYFGDLDPKITWVLQRLLRPGDTVLDIGANVGLVSHYAAGLVGPHGRVHAFEPQPQLVSLMEASVQANRLGNLHIHNLALGDEEAHLDLFIPSHNYGAASLVVEAGTEGERVRVPVLNATNYFEELGVDQARLVKMDVEGYEPTVLRGAARFLDHVGPHFILLELNRAGHHGGNDEAVQLLRRHGYVFFNIPRRPLANMVMRSGGINGWSHDVIAVHGSKVAEAERLLPVRTRRAEPATRGELVRVPAVA; encoded by the coding sequence ATGTTTCGCCCCCTCCTCCGGCACGGTCTCGCTGCCCTCGGCCACCTCTATCCGCTCCAGACTGGGTGCGGTCAACTCTCTCGTTCACGACTCTGCCGCTGGGCTGTGGAGGGCGATGGCATCCAGGACGCGCGCCTCCGAAACGGCATGACGCTTCGCGTCCCGCTTACCGAGTTCGTCGGGCGCGCCGTGTACTACTTCGGCGATCTCGATCCCAAGATCACCTGGGTCCTGCAGCGCCTTCTCCGACCCGGCGACACCGTGCTGGACATCGGCGCCAATGTCGGGCTCGTCTCGCACTACGCCGCAGGGCTTGTCGGTCCTCACGGCCGCGTGCATGCCTTTGAGCCGCAGCCCCAACTTGTTTCCCTGATGGAGGCCTCGGTACAGGCAAACAGGTTGGGCAATCTGCACATCCACAACCTCGCTTTGGGCGATGAGGAGGCGCACCTCGACCTGTTTATCCCCAGCCACAACTACGGCGCGGCGTCGCTCGTCGTGGAAGCGGGGACTGAGGGCGAACGCGTGCGTGTCCCGGTGCTCAATGCCACCAACTACTTCGAAGAGCTCGGCGTGGACCAAGCTCGGCTCGTCAAGATGGACGTGGAGGGCTATGAACCGACCGTGCTCCGCGGAGCCGCGCGCTTTCTCGACCATGTCGGGCCGCACTTCATATTGCTCGAACTGAACCGGGCAGGCCACCACGGCGGCAACGACGAGGCCGTGCAGTTGCTACGGCGCCATGGCTACGTCTTCTTCAACATCCCTCGGCGTCCACTTGCCAACATGGTCATGCGCTCCGGCGGCATCAACGGTTGGAGCCACGACGTGATCGCTGTCCACGGAAGCAAGGTCGCGGAAGCCGAACGCCTCCTTCCCGTTCGCACTCGTCGTGCGGAACCGG